A stretch of Channa argus isolate prfri chromosome 16, Channa argus male v1.0, whole genome shotgun sequence DNA encodes these proteins:
- the grm1b gene encoding metabotropic glutamate receptor 1b isoform X1 — MLNMIFLTAISILSLPILLFEGFVLSKGKYERSVVPSSRPVARMDGDIIIGALFSVHHQPSAEKVADRKCGEVREQYGIQRVEAMFYTLDRINSDPNLLPNITLGCEIRDSCWHSSVALEQSIEFIRDSLISIRDDKDGSRWCIEGVPSSQPPPTKKPIAGVIGPGSSSVAIQVQNLLQLFNIPQIAYSATSIDLSDKTLFKYFLRVVPSDTLQARALLDIIKRYNWTYVSAVHTEGNYGERGMEVFKELASQEGLCIAQSDKIYSNAGEKHFDRLLRKLRERLPKARVVVCFCEGMTVRGLLMAMRRLGVAEEFLLIGSDGWADRFEVVEGYEQEAVGGITVKLHSEEVSSFNEYFLKLRLSTNTRNPWFPEFWQYRFQCRLPGHPQENLNYARNCSEEDDLELQDGYESLEDNFVQDSKMGFVINAIYAMAYGLHDMHSHLCPGHLGLCDAMKPVDGSHLLDFLLKTSFTGVSGEDIWFDENGDSPGRYEIMNFQRVERGVYDYINIGSWHEGMLSLDDDMMQINRSDMVRSVCSEPCSKGEIKVIRKGEVSCCWICTACKDNEYVQDEFTCNACELGWWPDKELEGCEPIPLRYLEWSHPESIIQVVFSCLGILATSFVTFIFVLYRDTPVVKSSSRELCYIILAGIFLGYLCPFTLIAHPTVASCYLQRLLVGLSAAMCYSALVTKTNRIARILAGSKKKICTRKPRFMSAWAQVVIASILISVQLTLEVTLIIMEPPEPMKSYPSIREVFLICNTSNLGVVAPLGYNGLLIMSCTYYAFKTRNVPANFNEAKYIAFTMYTTCIIWLAFVPIYFGSNYKIITTSFSVSLSVTVALGCMFTPKIYIIIAKPERNVRSAFTTSDAVRMHVGDGKIACRSSSLLNMFKRKKNTGNGSSNGKSVSWSEPGARHPPKGDHMWHRLSVHVKRQEAGSNQMAVIKPLTNTYQNTALEYSDHSTKTLYNVAEEDESEPVRYNPPATPPMMAFGQMPACGLIKEVGDEEEVEEEEVELCSPEHLQKNSIIPQRVIMDHLKDEVVLGKFHGDVPVLSDRICMSAAMSGGRPVYHQAHLIQQEAVLPMHLDPFDEEPASPLEEEEMENEQFGLLQGYMYNNAQIQDLVEAKLASVDSLALMPPSPFRDCAAPPVSPFPNSPVSESILCTPPSVTYASVILKDYKQSSSTL; from the exons ATGTTAAATATGATTTTCCTGACTGCCATAAGCATTTTGTCCTTGCCTATTTTACTGTTTGAGGGATTTGTGTTGTCCAAAGGCAAATATGAGAGGTCAGTGGTTCCAAGTTCTCGCCCGGTGGCGAGGATGGACGGGGATATTATAATCGGAGCCCTTTTCTCTGTTCACCACCAGCCCTCAGCGGAGAAGGTGGCGGACAGGAAATGCGGCGAAGTTCGCGAGCAGTATGGCATCCAGAGAGTGGAAGCCATGTTCTACACCCTGGATCGGATTAACTCAGATCCCAACCTGTTGCCCAACATTACCCTGGGCTGTGAGATCAGGGACTCCTGCTGGCATTCCTCTGTGGCTCTGGAGCAGAGTATCGAGTTCATACGAGACTCACTGATCTCCATCCGGGACGACAAGGACGGGTCCAGGTGGTGCATTGAAGGGGTTCCTTCCAGTCAGCCGCCACCAACCAAGAAACCCATTGCGGGGGTCATTGGACCTGGGTCCAGCTCAGTTGCAATTCAAGTCCAAAATCTCCTCCAGCTATTCAACATCCCACAGATTGCTTATTCCGCAACCAGTATTGATCTCAGTGACAAGACCTTATTTAAGTATTTCCTCAGGGTCGTGCCCTCAGACACCCTCCAAGCCAGGGCCCTCTTGGACATTATCAAACGATACAACTGGACCTACGTGTCTGCAGTTCACACAGAGG GTAACTACGGAGAACGAGGGATGGAGGTGTTCAAAGAGCTCGCCTCGCAGGAAGGCCTCTGCATCGCCCAGTCTGACAAGATCTACAGCAACGCTGGGGAGAAGCACTTCGACAGGCTGCTGAGGAAACTGCGGGAACGTCTGCCCAAAGCCAGAGTTGTTGTCTGCTTCTGCGAAGGCATGACAGTGCGAGGGCTTCTCATGGCCATGAGGCGGCTCGGAGTAGCCGAAGAGTTCCTCCTAATTGGCAG TGATGGCTGGGCAGACCGATTTGAGGTGGTGGAGGGCTATGAACAGGAGGCTGTGGGCGGCATCACTGTGAAGCTGCACTCTGAAGAGGTCTCCTCCTTCAACGAGTACTTCCTGAAGCTCAGGCTCAGCACCAATACCCGCAACCCGTGGTTCCCAGAGTTCTGGCAGTACCGCTTTCAGTGTCGCCTCCCCGGACACCCGCAAGAAAACTTGAACTATGCACGAAACTGCTCAG AAGAAGATGACCTAG AACTCCAGGATG GTTATGAAAGTCTGGAGGACAACTTTGTTCAAGACAGCAAGATGGGCTTTGTCATCAACGCCATCTACGCCATGGCGTATGGGCTGCACGACATGCACTCTCACCTCTGCCCTGGCCATTTGGGGCTGTGCGACGCCATGAAGCCTGTCGATGGGAGCCACTTACTGGACTTTCTGCTCAAGACGTCGTTCACGGGTGTTTCCGGAGAGGACATTTGGTTCGACGAGAACGGGGACTCACCTGGGAG GTATGAGATTATGAACTTCCAGCGTGTCGAGCGCGGCGTTTATGACTACATCAACATTGGCTCCTGGCATGAAGGCATGCTCAGTCTGGATGACGACATGATGCAGATAAACCGCAGTGACATGGTTCGCTCTGTCTGCAGTGAGCCCTGCTCCAAAGGAGAAATCAAG GTGATCAGAAAGGGAGAAGTTAGCTGCTGCTGGATCTGCACCGCCTGCAAAGACAATGAGTATGTCCAGGATGAGTTCACATGTAATGCATGTGAACTGGGCTGGTGGCCTGACAAAGAACTGGAAG GCTGTGAGCCAATCCCCCTGCGCTACCTGGAGTGGAGCCATCCAGAGTCCATTATCCAGGTGGTCTTCTCCTGCCTGGGCATCCTGGCCACATCATTTGTAACCTTCATCTTTGTTTTGTACCGTGACACACCTGTGGTCAAATCCTCCAGCCGGGAGCTGTGCTACATCATCCTTGCAGGGATCTTCCTGGGATATCTGTGTCCTTTCACCCTCATCGCCCATCCCACTGTGGCCTCCTGCTACCTCCAGAGGCTTCTTGTTGGACTCTCAGCTGCCATGTGCTACTCTGCCCTGGTTACCAAAACCAACCGCATTGCCCGAATCCTGGCAGGGAGCAAGAAGAAGATATGCACTAGAAAACCGAGGTTCATGAGCGCTTGGGCTCAAGTGGTCATCGCCTCTATCCTGATCAGTGTCCAACTCACCTTGGAGGTTACCCTCATCATCATGGAGCCTCCTGAACCTATGAAATCATACCCCAGCATCAGAGAAGTCTTCCTGATCTGCAACACCAGCAACCTTGGGGTTGTAGCACCACTGGGCTACAATGGCTTACTAATCATGAGTTGCACCTATTACGCCTTCAAGACCCGCAATGTCCCTGCAAACTTCAACGAAGCCAAATACATCGCCTTCACCATGTACACCACGTGTATCATTTGGTTGGCGTTTGTGCCAATCTACTTTGGCAGCAACTACAAGATCATCACTACATCCTTCTCCGTGAGCCTCAGTGTGACTGTAGCTTTGGGCTGTATGTTTACACCAAAGATCTACATCATCATTGCCAAACCGGAGCGAAACGTGCGCAGCGCGTTTACCACCTCTGACGCTGTGCGCATGCACGTCGGCGACGGCAAAATTGCCTGCCGAAGCAGCAGCCTGTTGAACATGttcaagaggaagaagaacacgGGAAATGGCAG TTCTAATGGAAAGTCTGTGTCATGGTCTGAACCAGGTGCAAGACATCCTCCAAAAGGGGATCACATGTGGCACAGACTGTCAGTGCATGTGAAGAGACAGGAAGCAGGTTCCAATCAGATGGCTGTCATCAAACCCTTAACTAATACCTACCAAAACACAGCACTGGAGTACTCAGACCACAGCACTAAGACTTTGTACAATGTGGCCGAGGAAGATGAGAGTGAGCCTGTCAGATACAATCCCCCGGCCACTCCGCCCATGATGGCCTTTGGGCAAATGCCCGCCTGTGGGCTGATAAAAGAAGTGggtgatgaggaggaggtggaggaggaagaggtggagcTCTGTTCCCCTGAGCACCtacaaaaaaacagtattatCCCCCAACGTGTCATCATGGACCACCTGAAGGATGAGGTGGTGCTGGGCAAATTCCACGGTGACGTCCCTGTGCTCAGTGATAGGATTTGCATGTCTGCAGCAATGAGCGGCGGCAGGCCTGTGTACCACCAGGCCCACCTCATCCAGCAGGAGGCGGTCCTGCCCATGCACCTCGACCCGTTTGATGAGGAGCCTGCCTCCCCTttagaagaggaggagatggagaacgAGCAGTTTGGCCTTCTCCAAGGCTACATGTACAACAATGCTCAAATTCAAGACCTAGTCGAGGCCAAATTAGCCTCAGTGGACTCTCTGGCGCTAATGCCTCCCTCCCCCTTCCGTGATTGTGCTGCCCCCCCTGTGAGCCCCTTTCCTAACTCGCCGGTGTCCGAGTCGATTCTGTGCACCCCTCCAAGTGTGACATATGCCTCTGTCATCCTCAAAGACTACAAGCAAAGCTCCTCGACCCTATGA
- the grm1b gene encoding metabotropic glutamate receptor 1b isoform X2, with the protein MLNMIFLTAISILSLPILLFEGFVLSKGKYERSVVPSSRPVARMDGDIIIGALFSVHHQPSAEKVADRKCGEVREQYGIQRVEAMFYTLDRINSDPNLLPNITLGCEIRDSCWHSSVALEQSIEFIRDSLISIRDDKDGSRWCIEGVPSSQPPPTKKPIAGVIGPGSSSVAIQVQNLLQLFNIPQIAYSATSIDLSDKTLFKYFLRVVPSDTLQARALLDIIKRYNWTYVSAVHTEGNYGERGMEVFKELASQEGLCIAQSDKIYSNAGEKHFDRLLRKLRERLPKARVVVCFCEGMTVRGLLMAMRRLGVAEEFLLIGSDGWADRFEVVEGYEQEAVGGITVKLHSEEVSSFNEYFLKLRLSTNTRNPWFPEFWQYRFQCRLPGHPQENLNYARNCSEEDDLGYESLEDNFVQDSKMGFVINAIYAMAYGLHDMHSHLCPGHLGLCDAMKPVDGSHLLDFLLKTSFTGVSGEDIWFDENGDSPGRYEIMNFQRVERGVYDYINIGSWHEGMLSLDDDMMQINRSDMVRSVCSEPCSKGEIKVIRKGEVSCCWICTACKDNEYVQDEFTCNACELGWWPDKELEGCEPIPLRYLEWSHPESIIQVVFSCLGILATSFVTFIFVLYRDTPVVKSSSRELCYIILAGIFLGYLCPFTLIAHPTVASCYLQRLLVGLSAAMCYSALVTKTNRIARILAGSKKKICTRKPRFMSAWAQVVIASILISVQLTLEVTLIIMEPPEPMKSYPSIREVFLICNTSNLGVVAPLGYNGLLIMSCTYYAFKTRNVPANFNEAKYIAFTMYTTCIIWLAFVPIYFGSNYKIITTSFSVSLSVTVALGCMFTPKIYIIIAKPERNVRSAFTTSDAVRMHVGDGKIACRSSSLLNMFKRKKNTGNGSSNGKSVSWSEPGARHPPKGDHMWHRLSVHVKRQEAGSNQMAVIKPLTNTYQNTALEYSDHSTKTLYNVAEEDESEPVRYNPPATPPMMAFGQMPACGLIKEVGDEEEVEEEEVELCSPEHLQKNSIIPQRVIMDHLKDEVVLGKFHGDVPVLSDRICMSAAMSGGRPVYHQAHLIQQEAVLPMHLDPFDEEPASPLEEEEMENEQFGLLQGYMYNNAQIQDLVEAKLASVDSLALMPPSPFRDCAAPPVSPFPNSPVSESILCTPPSVTYASVILKDYKQSSSTL; encoded by the exons ATGTTAAATATGATTTTCCTGACTGCCATAAGCATTTTGTCCTTGCCTATTTTACTGTTTGAGGGATTTGTGTTGTCCAAAGGCAAATATGAGAGGTCAGTGGTTCCAAGTTCTCGCCCGGTGGCGAGGATGGACGGGGATATTATAATCGGAGCCCTTTTCTCTGTTCACCACCAGCCCTCAGCGGAGAAGGTGGCGGACAGGAAATGCGGCGAAGTTCGCGAGCAGTATGGCATCCAGAGAGTGGAAGCCATGTTCTACACCCTGGATCGGATTAACTCAGATCCCAACCTGTTGCCCAACATTACCCTGGGCTGTGAGATCAGGGACTCCTGCTGGCATTCCTCTGTGGCTCTGGAGCAGAGTATCGAGTTCATACGAGACTCACTGATCTCCATCCGGGACGACAAGGACGGGTCCAGGTGGTGCATTGAAGGGGTTCCTTCCAGTCAGCCGCCACCAACCAAGAAACCCATTGCGGGGGTCATTGGACCTGGGTCCAGCTCAGTTGCAATTCAAGTCCAAAATCTCCTCCAGCTATTCAACATCCCACAGATTGCTTATTCCGCAACCAGTATTGATCTCAGTGACAAGACCTTATTTAAGTATTTCCTCAGGGTCGTGCCCTCAGACACCCTCCAAGCCAGGGCCCTCTTGGACATTATCAAACGATACAACTGGACCTACGTGTCTGCAGTTCACACAGAGG GTAACTACGGAGAACGAGGGATGGAGGTGTTCAAAGAGCTCGCCTCGCAGGAAGGCCTCTGCATCGCCCAGTCTGACAAGATCTACAGCAACGCTGGGGAGAAGCACTTCGACAGGCTGCTGAGGAAACTGCGGGAACGTCTGCCCAAAGCCAGAGTTGTTGTCTGCTTCTGCGAAGGCATGACAGTGCGAGGGCTTCTCATGGCCATGAGGCGGCTCGGAGTAGCCGAAGAGTTCCTCCTAATTGGCAG TGATGGCTGGGCAGACCGATTTGAGGTGGTGGAGGGCTATGAACAGGAGGCTGTGGGCGGCATCACTGTGAAGCTGCACTCTGAAGAGGTCTCCTCCTTCAACGAGTACTTCCTGAAGCTCAGGCTCAGCACCAATACCCGCAACCCGTGGTTCCCAGAGTTCTGGCAGTACCGCTTTCAGTGTCGCCTCCCCGGACACCCGCAAGAAAACTTGAACTATGCACGAAACTGCTCAG AAGAAGATGACCTAG GTTATGAAAGTCTGGAGGACAACTTTGTTCAAGACAGCAAGATGGGCTTTGTCATCAACGCCATCTACGCCATGGCGTATGGGCTGCACGACATGCACTCTCACCTCTGCCCTGGCCATTTGGGGCTGTGCGACGCCATGAAGCCTGTCGATGGGAGCCACTTACTGGACTTTCTGCTCAAGACGTCGTTCACGGGTGTTTCCGGAGAGGACATTTGGTTCGACGAGAACGGGGACTCACCTGGGAG GTATGAGATTATGAACTTCCAGCGTGTCGAGCGCGGCGTTTATGACTACATCAACATTGGCTCCTGGCATGAAGGCATGCTCAGTCTGGATGACGACATGATGCAGATAAACCGCAGTGACATGGTTCGCTCTGTCTGCAGTGAGCCCTGCTCCAAAGGAGAAATCAAG GTGATCAGAAAGGGAGAAGTTAGCTGCTGCTGGATCTGCACCGCCTGCAAAGACAATGAGTATGTCCAGGATGAGTTCACATGTAATGCATGTGAACTGGGCTGGTGGCCTGACAAAGAACTGGAAG GCTGTGAGCCAATCCCCCTGCGCTACCTGGAGTGGAGCCATCCAGAGTCCATTATCCAGGTGGTCTTCTCCTGCCTGGGCATCCTGGCCACATCATTTGTAACCTTCATCTTTGTTTTGTACCGTGACACACCTGTGGTCAAATCCTCCAGCCGGGAGCTGTGCTACATCATCCTTGCAGGGATCTTCCTGGGATATCTGTGTCCTTTCACCCTCATCGCCCATCCCACTGTGGCCTCCTGCTACCTCCAGAGGCTTCTTGTTGGACTCTCAGCTGCCATGTGCTACTCTGCCCTGGTTACCAAAACCAACCGCATTGCCCGAATCCTGGCAGGGAGCAAGAAGAAGATATGCACTAGAAAACCGAGGTTCATGAGCGCTTGGGCTCAAGTGGTCATCGCCTCTATCCTGATCAGTGTCCAACTCACCTTGGAGGTTACCCTCATCATCATGGAGCCTCCTGAACCTATGAAATCATACCCCAGCATCAGAGAAGTCTTCCTGATCTGCAACACCAGCAACCTTGGGGTTGTAGCACCACTGGGCTACAATGGCTTACTAATCATGAGTTGCACCTATTACGCCTTCAAGACCCGCAATGTCCCTGCAAACTTCAACGAAGCCAAATACATCGCCTTCACCATGTACACCACGTGTATCATTTGGTTGGCGTTTGTGCCAATCTACTTTGGCAGCAACTACAAGATCATCACTACATCCTTCTCCGTGAGCCTCAGTGTGACTGTAGCTTTGGGCTGTATGTTTACACCAAAGATCTACATCATCATTGCCAAACCGGAGCGAAACGTGCGCAGCGCGTTTACCACCTCTGACGCTGTGCGCATGCACGTCGGCGACGGCAAAATTGCCTGCCGAAGCAGCAGCCTGTTGAACATGttcaagaggaagaagaacacgGGAAATGGCAG TTCTAATGGAAAGTCTGTGTCATGGTCTGAACCAGGTGCAAGACATCCTCCAAAAGGGGATCACATGTGGCACAGACTGTCAGTGCATGTGAAGAGACAGGAAGCAGGTTCCAATCAGATGGCTGTCATCAAACCCTTAACTAATACCTACCAAAACACAGCACTGGAGTACTCAGACCACAGCACTAAGACTTTGTACAATGTGGCCGAGGAAGATGAGAGTGAGCCTGTCAGATACAATCCCCCGGCCACTCCGCCCATGATGGCCTTTGGGCAAATGCCCGCCTGTGGGCTGATAAAAGAAGTGggtgatgaggaggaggtggaggaggaagaggtggagcTCTGTTCCCCTGAGCACCtacaaaaaaacagtattatCCCCCAACGTGTCATCATGGACCACCTGAAGGATGAGGTGGTGCTGGGCAAATTCCACGGTGACGTCCCTGTGCTCAGTGATAGGATTTGCATGTCTGCAGCAATGAGCGGCGGCAGGCCTGTGTACCACCAGGCCCACCTCATCCAGCAGGAGGCGGTCCTGCCCATGCACCTCGACCCGTTTGATGAGGAGCCTGCCTCCCCTttagaagaggaggagatggagaacgAGCAGTTTGGCCTTCTCCAAGGCTACATGTACAACAATGCTCAAATTCAAGACCTAGTCGAGGCCAAATTAGCCTCAGTGGACTCTCTGGCGCTAATGCCTCCCTCCCCCTTCCGTGATTGTGCTGCCCCCCCTGTGAGCCCCTTTCCTAACTCGCCGGTGTCCGAGTCGATTCTGTGCACCCCTCCAAGTGTGACATATGCCTCTGTCATCCTCAAAGACTACAAGCAAAGCTCCTCGACCCTATGA
- the grm1b gene encoding metabotropic glutamate receptor 1b isoform X3 produces the protein MLNMIFLTAISILSLPILLFEGFVLSKGKYERSVVPSSRPVARMDGDIIIGALFSVHHQPSAEKVADRKCGEVREQYGIQRVEAMFYTLDRINSDPNLLPNITLGCEIRDSCWHSSVALEQSIEFIRDSLISIRDDKDGSRWCIEGVPSSQPPPTKKPIAGVIGPGSSSVAIQVQNLLQLFNIPQIAYSATSIDLSDKTLFKYFLRVVPSDTLQARALLDIIKRYNWTYVSAVHTEGNYGERGMEVFKELASQEGLCIAQSDKIYSNAGEKHFDRLLRKLRERLPKARVVVCFCEGMTVRGLLMAMRRLGVAEEFLLIGSDGWADRFEVVEGYEQEAVGGITVKLHSEEVSSFNEYFLKLRLSTNTRNPWFPEFWQYRFQCRLPGHPQENLNYARNCSGYESLEDNFVQDSKMGFVINAIYAMAYGLHDMHSHLCPGHLGLCDAMKPVDGSHLLDFLLKTSFTGVSGEDIWFDENGDSPGRYEIMNFQRVERGVYDYINIGSWHEGMLSLDDDMMQINRSDMVRSVCSEPCSKGEIKVIRKGEVSCCWICTACKDNEYVQDEFTCNACELGWWPDKELEGCEPIPLRYLEWSHPESIIQVVFSCLGILATSFVTFIFVLYRDTPVVKSSSRELCYIILAGIFLGYLCPFTLIAHPTVASCYLQRLLVGLSAAMCYSALVTKTNRIARILAGSKKKICTRKPRFMSAWAQVVIASILISVQLTLEVTLIIMEPPEPMKSYPSIREVFLICNTSNLGVVAPLGYNGLLIMSCTYYAFKTRNVPANFNEAKYIAFTMYTTCIIWLAFVPIYFGSNYKIITTSFSVSLSVTVALGCMFTPKIYIIIAKPERNVRSAFTTSDAVRMHVGDGKIACRSSSLLNMFKRKKNTGNGSSNGKSVSWSEPGARHPPKGDHMWHRLSVHVKRQEAGSNQMAVIKPLTNTYQNTALEYSDHSTKTLYNVAEEDESEPVRYNPPATPPMMAFGQMPACGLIKEVGDEEEVEEEEVELCSPEHLQKNSIIPQRVIMDHLKDEVVLGKFHGDVPVLSDRICMSAAMSGGRPVYHQAHLIQQEAVLPMHLDPFDEEPASPLEEEEMENEQFGLLQGYMYNNAQIQDLVEAKLASVDSLALMPPSPFRDCAAPPVSPFPNSPVSESILCTPPSVTYASVILKDYKQSSSTL, from the exons ATGTTAAATATGATTTTCCTGACTGCCATAAGCATTTTGTCCTTGCCTATTTTACTGTTTGAGGGATTTGTGTTGTCCAAAGGCAAATATGAGAGGTCAGTGGTTCCAAGTTCTCGCCCGGTGGCGAGGATGGACGGGGATATTATAATCGGAGCCCTTTTCTCTGTTCACCACCAGCCCTCAGCGGAGAAGGTGGCGGACAGGAAATGCGGCGAAGTTCGCGAGCAGTATGGCATCCAGAGAGTGGAAGCCATGTTCTACACCCTGGATCGGATTAACTCAGATCCCAACCTGTTGCCCAACATTACCCTGGGCTGTGAGATCAGGGACTCCTGCTGGCATTCCTCTGTGGCTCTGGAGCAGAGTATCGAGTTCATACGAGACTCACTGATCTCCATCCGGGACGACAAGGACGGGTCCAGGTGGTGCATTGAAGGGGTTCCTTCCAGTCAGCCGCCACCAACCAAGAAACCCATTGCGGGGGTCATTGGACCTGGGTCCAGCTCAGTTGCAATTCAAGTCCAAAATCTCCTCCAGCTATTCAACATCCCACAGATTGCTTATTCCGCAACCAGTATTGATCTCAGTGACAAGACCTTATTTAAGTATTTCCTCAGGGTCGTGCCCTCAGACACCCTCCAAGCCAGGGCCCTCTTGGACATTATCAAACGATACAACTGGACCTACGTGTCTGCAGTTCACACAGAGG GTAACTACGGAGAACGAGGGATGGAGGTGTTCAAAGAGCTCGCCTCGCAGGAAGGCCTCTGCATCGCCCAGTCTGACAAGATCTACAGCAACGCTGGGGAGAAGCACTTCGACAGGCTGCTGAGGAAACTGCGGGAACGTCTGCCCAAAGCCAGAGTTGTTGTCTGCTTCTGCGAAGGCATGACAGTGCGAGGGCTTCTCATGGCCATGAGGCGGCTCGGAGTAGCCGAAGAGTTCCTCCTAATTGGCAG TGATGGCTGGGCAGACCGATTTGAGGTGGTGGAGGGCTATGAACAGGAGGCTGTGGGCGGCATCACTGTGAAGCTGCACTCTGAAGAGGTCTCCTCCTTCAACGAGTACTTCCTGAAGCTCAGGCTCAGCACCAATACCCGCAACCCGTGGTTCCCAGAGTTCTGGCAGTACCGCTTTCAGTGTCGCCTCCCCGGACACCCGCAAGAAAACTTGAACTATGCACGAAACTGCTCAG GTTATGAAAGTCTGGAGGACAACTTTGTTCAAGACAGCAAGATGGGCTTTGTCATCAACGCCATCTACGCCATGGCGTATGGGCTGCACGACATGCACTCTCACCTCTGCCCTGGCCATTTGGGGCTGTGCGACGCCATGAAGCCTGTCGATGGGAGCCACTTACTGGACTTTCTGCTCAAGACGTCGTTCACGGGTGTTTCCGGAGAGGACATTTGGTTCGACGAGAACGGGGACTCACCTGGGAG GTATGAGATTATGAACTTCCAGCGTGTCGAGCGCGGCGTTTATGACTACATCAACATTGGCTCCTGGCATGAAGGCATGCTCAGTCTGGATGACGACATGATGCAGATAAACCGCAGTGACATGGTTCGCTCTGTCTGCAGTGAGCCCTGCTCCAAAGGAGAAATCAAG GTGATCAGAAAGGGAGAAGTTAGCTGCTGCTGGATCTGCACCGCCTGCAAAGACAATGAGTATGTCCAGGATGAGTTCACATGTAATGCATGTGAACTGGGCTGGTGGCCTGACAAAGAACTGGAAG GCTGTGAGCCAATCCCCCTGCGCTACCTGGAGTGGAGCCATCCAGAGTCCATTATCCAGGTGGTCTTCTCCTGCCTGGGCATCCTGGCCACATCATTTGTAACCTTCATCTTTGTTTTGTACCGTGACACACCTGTGGTCAAATCCTCCAGCCGGGAGCTGTGCTACATCATCCTTGCAGGGATCTTCCTGGGATATCTGTGTCCTTTCACCCTCATCGCCCATCCCACTGTGGCCTCCTGCTACCTCCAGAGGCTTCTTGTTGGACTCTCAGCTGCCATGTGCTACTCTGCCCTGGTTACCAAAACCAACCGCATTGCCCGAATCCTGGCAGGGAGCAAGAAGAAGATATGCACTAGAAAACCGAGGTTCATGAGCGCTTGGGCTCAAGTGGTCATCGCCTCTATCCTGATCAGTGTCCAACTCACCTTGGAGGTTACCCTCATCATCATGGAGCCTCCTGAACCTATGAAATCATACCCCAGCATCAGAGAAGTCTTCCTGATCTGCAACACCAGCAACCTTGGGGTTGTAGCACCACTGGGCTACAATGGCTTACTAATCATGAGTTGCACCTATTACGCCTTCAAGACCCGCAATGTCCCTGCAAACTTCAACGAAGCCAAATACATCGCCTTCACCATGTACACCACGTGTATCATTTGGTTGGCGTTTGTGCCAATCTACTTTGGCAGCAACTACAAGATCATCACTACATCCTTCTCCGTGAGCCTCAGTGTGACTGTAGCTTTGGGCTGTATGTTTACACCAAAGATCTACATCATCATTGCCAAACCGGAGCGAAACGTGCGCAGCGCGTTTACCACCTCTGACGCTGTGCGCATGCACGTCGGCGACGGCAAAATTGCCTGCCGAAGCAGCAGCCTGTTGAACATGttcaagaggaagaagaacacgGGAAATGGCAG TTCTAATGGAAAGTCTGTGTCATGGTCTGAACCAGGTGCAAGACATCCTCCAAAAGGGGATCACATGTGGCACAGACTGTCAGTGCATGTGAAGAGACAGGAAGCAGGTTCCAATCAGATGGCTGTCATCAAACCCTTAACTAATACCTACCAAAACACAGCACTGGAGTACTCAGACCACAGCACTAAGACTTTGTACAATGTGGCCGAGGAAGATGAGAGTGAGCCTGTCAGATACAATCCCCCGGCCACTCCGCCCATGATGGCCTTTGGGCAAATGCCCGCCTGTGGGCTGATAAAAGAAGTGggtgatgaggaggaggtggaggaggaagaggtggagcTCTGTTCCCCTGAGCACCtacaaaaaaacagtattatCCCCCAACGTGTCATCATGGACCACCTGAAGGATGAGGTGGTGCTGGGCAAATTCCACGGTGACGTCCCTGTGCTCAGTGATAGGATTTGCATGTCTGCAGCAATGAGCGGCGGCAGGCCTGTGTACCACCAGGCCCACCTCATCCAGCAGGAGGCGGTCCTGCCCATGCACCTCGACCCGTTTGATGAGGAGCCTGCCTCCCCTttagaagaggaggagatggagaacgAGCAGTTTGGCCTTCTCCAAGGCTACATGTACAACAATGCTCAAATTCAAGACCTAGTCGAGGCCAAATTAGCCTCAGTGGACTCTCTGGCGCTAATGCCTCCCTCCCCCTTCCGTGATTGTGCTGCCCCCCCTGTGAGCCCCTTTCCTAACTCGCCGGTGTCCGAGTCGATTCTGTGCACCCCTCCAAGTGTGACATATGCCTCTGTCATCCTCAAAGACTACAAGCAAAGCTCCTCGACCCTATGA